Part of the bacterium genome is shown below.
ACCTCGACGATGGCTGGCTCGAGGCCACCGAGGGCCCGAAGACCTGGAGCCCGTTCGACATCGTCGGTCATCTGATTCACGGTGAGCGCACCGATTGGCTCACCCGCGCGCGCAGAATCCTCGAGCATGGAACCTCGAAGCCGTTCGACCCGTTCGATCGGTTCGCGCAGTTCGAGGCGAGCCGTGGCAAATCGATGGCCGATCTGCTGGCCGAGTTCCACCGGCTGCGCCGGGAGAACCTCGAAGCCTTGCGCGAGCTGGGCTTGGGAGAGCGCGAGCTCGAGCT
Proteins encoded:
- a CDS encoding DinB family protein, which gives rise to MPFDLESALQVLDRTPAVLDALLRDLDDGWLEATEGPKTWSPFDIVGHLIHGERTDWLTRARRILEHGTSKPFDPFDRFAQFEASRGKSMADLLAEFHRLRRENLEALRELGLGERELELRGTHPELGGVTLAQLLATWVTHDLGHIAQIARVMAKRNKDEVGAWAEYLSVLSDRVKSE